The following proteins come from a genomic window of Ficedula albicollis isolate OC2 unplaced genomic scaffold, FicAlb1.5 N00310, whole genome shotgun sequence:
- the LOC101818561 gene encoding UDP-glucuronosyltransferase 1-1-like: MAPGLSASPPLVVLLLSLLGLAAAGKLLVVPVDGSHWLSMREVVDMLQQKGHEVVVVAPEVSLQIKPSKSFVMKTYPVPFTKEEMDEVFKGSIMDLFEEGSFLERVIRQYHQAKKTSALFLATCTHLIHNKELIRYLEETKFDALLTDPVLPCGAILAEYLSLPSVYFLQQVPCGLEFQATQCPNPPSYVPRVFTDLTDHMTFLQRVKNLLYEIPNFFLCDVVFQPYAELASEFLKREVTVPDLLRQASIWLMKLDFVLHFPKPLMPNMVLISGVNCAYKKLNQVSHALFSLVVLAGFGNLREAETQLLLERWISNCLCFAEKCWFWYL, encoded by the coding sequence atggccccagggctcagtgcttCTCCACCACTTGtggtcctgctcctgtccctgctgggtctggctgctgctgggaagctcCTGGTGGTGCCAGTGGACGGGAGCCATTGGCTCAGCATGCGGGAGGTGGtggacatgctccagcagaAGGGACACGAGGTGGTTGTGGTGGCACCTGAAGTCTCCTTGCAGATCAAACCATCCAAGAGCTTTGTGATGAAAACATATCCAGTGCCTTTCACAAAGGAAGAGATGGATGAAGTTTTCAAAGGGTCAATAATGGATTTATTTGAAGAAGGATCTTTTCTGGAACGAGTTATTAGACAGTATCACCAAGCAAAGAAGacctctgctctgttcctggCTACCTGTACCCATTTAATCCACAACAAGGAGCTCATCAGGTACCTTGAGGAGACCAAGTTTGATGCCCTTCTCACAGACCCTGTCCTGCCGTGTGGAGCAATCCTGGCAGAGTATCTTTCCCTGCCTTCCGTGTATTTCCTGCAGCAAGTTCCCTGTGGTTTGGAATTCCAGGCCACCCAGTGCCCTAACCCCCCTTCCTATGTCCCCAGAGTATTTACAGACCTTACAGACCACATGACCTTTCTCCAGCGGGTGAAGAACCTGCTCTATGAAatccccaattttttcctctgcGATGTTGTCTTCCAACCTTATGCAGAACTGGCTTCAGAATTCCTCAAGCGGGAGGTGACCGTGCCCGATCTCCTGCGCCAGGCTTCCATTTGGCTCATGAAGCTGGACTTTGTCTTGCACTTCCCAAAACCCTTGATGCCCAACATGGTTTTGATTAGCGGTGTAAATTGTGCTTACAAGAAGCTAAATCAGGTGAGTCACgctctgttttctcttgttgTTCTTGCAGGCTTTGGAAATCTCCGGGAagctgaaacacagcttttgtTAGAAAGGTGGATTTCAAACTGCTTGTGCTTTGCAGAGAAGTGCTGGTTCTGGTATCTGTGA